Proteins from a genomic interval of Thamnophis elegans isolate rThaEle1 chromosome 2, rThaEle1.pri, whole genome shotgun sequence:
- the LOC116504765 gene encoding zinc finger protein OZF-like isoform X2 produces MEGLAQEKSFTSAPNAVNALVSMATWTHTKEKPFECPDCGKCFSNNYNLVTHQRTHTGEKPFECPDCGKCFIQNSSLVQHQRIHTGEKPFKCPDCGKGFSQNSNLIGHQRIHTGEKPFKCSDCGKSFSRNSNLIGHQRTHTGEKPFECPDCGKSFSQNSNLIGHQRIHTGEKPFECPDCEKRFSQNSSLVQHQRTHTGVKPFECPDCGKSFSQNSSLVKHQRTHTGGKLTHTGEKPYECPDCGKCFGKNSSLVKHQRTHTGVKPFECPDCGKSFSQNSSLVQHQRTHTGEKPFECPHCGKCFSQNSSLIQHQRTHTGEKPFECLDCGKCFSHNSSLVQHQRTHTGEKPFECPDCGKSFSQNSSLVQHQRIHTGEKPFECSDCSKSFSNNSNLMKHQRTHTGEKPFECPECGKSFSQNSSLVQHQRTHTGEKPFECADCGKSFSNNSSLVKHQRTHTGGKLYECPDRGKDLSTRVNLLNHVVVYKREKPF; encoded by the exons ATGGAAGGACTTGCACAGGAGAAAAGCTTTACAAGTGCTCCCAATGCAGTAAATGCTTTAGTGAGCATGGCAACGTGGACTCACACCAAggagaaaccgtttgaatgtcctgattgtggaaaatgtttcagtaACAATTAcaacctggtgacacaccagaggactcatacaggagagaaaccatttgaatgtcctgactgtgggaaatgtttcattcagaattccagcctggttcaacaccagaggatccacacaggagagaaaccctttaaatgccctgactgtgggaaaggtttcagtcaaaaTTCCAACCTCATTggccaccagaggattcacacaggagagaaaccatttaaatgttctgactgtgggaaaagtttcagtcggaattctAACCTCATTGgccaccagagaactcacacaggtgagaaaccttttgaatgtcctgactgtgggaaaagtttcagtcaaaatTCCAACCTCATTggccaccagaggattcacacaggagaaaaaccctttgaatgtcctgattgtgagaaacgtttcagtcagaattccagccttgttcaacaccagaggactcacacaggagtgaaaccctttgaatgtccggactgtgggaaaagtttcagtcaaaattccagcctggttaaacaccagaggactcatacaggaggGAAACT gactcacacaggagagaaaccgtatgaatgtcctgattgtgggaaatgtttcggCAAGAATTCTAGTCTGgttaaacaccagaggactcacacaggagtgaaaccctttgaatgtcctgactgtgggaaaagtttcagtcagaattccagtctggttcaacaccagaggactcacacaggagagaaaccctttgaatgtcctcattgtggaaaatgtttcagtcagaattccagcctgattcaacaccagaggactcacacaggagagaaaccctttgaatgtcttgactgtgggaaatgtttcagtcataattccagcctggttcaacaccagaggactcacacaggagagaaaccctttgaatgtcctgactgtgggaaaagtttcagtcagaattccagctTGGTTcagcaccagaggattcacacaggagagaaaccttttgaatgttctgattgtagtAAAAGTTTCAGTAATAATTCCAACCtgatgaaacaccagaggactcatacaggagagaaaccttttgaatgtcctgaatgtgggaaaagtttcagtcagaattccagcttggttcaacaccagaggactcatacaggagagaaaccatttgaatgtgctgactgtgggaaaagtttcagtaataattccagtctggttaaacaccagaggactcacacaggagggAAACTGTATGAGTGTCCAGACCGTGGGAAAGATCTCAGTACTAGGGTTAACCTTTTAAATCATGTTGTTGTATACAAAAGGGAGAAACCATTTTAG
- the LOC116504765 gene encoding zinc finger protein 84-like isoform X1: MEGLAQEKSFTSAPNAVNALVSMATWTHTKEKPFECPDCGKCFSNNYNLVTHQRTHTGEKPFECPDCGKCFIQNSSLVQHQRIHTGEKPFKCPDCGKGFSQNSNLIGHQRIHTGEKPFKCSDCGKSFSRNSNLIGHQRTHTGEKPFECPDCGKSFSQNSNLIGHQRIHTGEKPFECPDCEKRFSQNSSLVQHQRTHTGVKPFECPDCGKSFSQNSSLVKHQRTHTGGKLYEFSDWKNFSHTSSLFQHRRTHTGEKPYECPDCGKCFGKNSSLVKHQRTHTGVKPFECPDCGKSFSQNSSLVQHQRTHTGEKPFECPHCGKCFSQNSSLIQHQRTHTGEKPFECLDCGKCFSHNSSLVQHQRTHTGEKPFECPDCGKSFSQNSSLVQHQRIHTGEKPFECSDCSKSFSNNSNLMKHQRTHTGEKPFECPECGKSFSQNSSLVQHQRTHTGEKPFECADCGKSFSNNSSLVKHQRTHTGGKLYECPDRGKDLSTRVNLLNHVVVYKREKPF; the protein is encoded by the coding sequence ATGGAAGGACTTGCACAGGAGAAAAGCTTTACAAGTGCTCCCAATGCAGTAAATGCTTTAGTGAGCATGGCAACGTGGACTCACACCAAggagaaaccgtttgaatgtcctgattgtggaaaatgtttcagtaACAATTAcaacctggtgacacaccagaggactcatacaggagagaaaccatttgaatgtcctgactgtgggaaatgtttcattcagaattccagcctggttcaacaccagaggatccacacaggagagaaaccctttaaatgccctgactgtgggaaaggtttcagtcaaaaTTCCAACCTCATTggccaccagaggattcacacaggagagaaaccatttaaatgttctgactgtgggaaaagtttcagtcggaattctAACCTCATTGgccaccagagaactcacacaggtgagaaaccttttgaatgtcctgactgtgggaaaagtttcagtcaaaatTCCAACCTCATTggccaccagaggattcacacaggagaaaaaccctttgaatgtcctgattgtgagaaacgtttcagtcagaattccagccttgttcaacaccagaggactcacacaggagtgaaaccctttgaatgtccggactgtgggaaaagtttcagtcaaaattccagcctggttaaacaccagaggactcatacaggaggGAAACTGTACGAGTTTTCAGACTGGAAAAATTTCAGTCATACTTCAAGTCTGTTTCAACAtcggaggactcacacaggagagaaaccgtatgaatgtcctgattgtgggaaatgtttcggCAAGAATTCTAGTCTGgttaaacaccagaggactcacacaggagtgaaaccctttgaatgtcctgactgtgggaaaagtttcagtcagaattccagtctggttcaacaccagaggactcacacaggagagaaaccctttgaatgtcctcattgtggaaaatgtttcagtcagaattccagcctgattcaacaccagaggactcacacaggagagaaaccctttgaatgtcttgactgtgggaaatgtttcagtcataattccagcctggttcaacaccagaggactcacacaggagagaaaccctttgaatgtcctgactgtgggaaaagtttcagtcagaattccagctTGGTTcagcaccagaggattcacacaggagagaaaccttttgaatgttctgattgtagtAAAAGTTTCAGTAATAATTCCAACCtgatgaaacaccagaggactcatacaggagagaaaccttttgaatgtcctgaatgtgggaaaagtttcagtcagaattccagcttggttcaacaccagaggactcatacaggagagaaaccatttgaatgtgctgactgtgggaaaagtttcagtaataattccagtctggttaaacaccagaggactcacacaggagggAAACTGTATGAGTGTCCAGACCGTGGGAAAGATCTCAGTACTAGGGTTAACCTTTTAAATCATGTTGTTGTATACAAAAGGGAGAAACCATTTTAG
- the LOC116504763 gene encoding zinc finger protein OZF-like, which translates to MEEPTQERSPTGAPNAVFVFTNMAMWTHTKEEPFECPDYGKSFSNNSTLVTYQSIPTAEKLCKCLECENSFSQNSPLVAHQGTHTGEKRFECPDCEKSFSTNSSLVKHHRTHTGEKPFECPVCGKSFSQNSSLVIHQSTHTGEKPFGCPDCEKRFSTNSSLVKHQRIHTGEKPFECLVCGKRFSQNSSLAIHQRTHTREKPFECPDCGKSFSARSSLVIHQRTHTGEKPFECPVCGKRFSKNFSLVIHQRIHTGEKPFECPDCGKSFSTNSSLVIHQRTHTGKKSFECPDCGKSFTRNSYFIDHQRIHTGEKPFKCPDCGKCFSQNSHLISHQRFHTGEKPFECPYCGKRFSQNYYMVTHQRIHTGEKPFQCPDCGKSFSKNSYLSSHKRIHTGEKPFKCPDCGKNFSKRSHLSSHKRIHTGEKPFECCDCGKSFSQSSQLVIHQRTHTGEKPFKCPDCGKCFSHNSSVVTHQRTHTGEKPYECPDCGKDFSTRCNLINHMLIHTGEKPFKCLECGRWFRQHSSLIAHKKIHLRPKVMSVEKA; encoded by the coding sequence ATGGAAGaacccacacaggagagaagccctacAGGTGCTCCCAATGCGGtatttgtttttacaaacatGGCAATGTGGACTCACACCAAGGAggaaccgtttgaatgtcctgattatgGGAAAAGCTTCAGTAACAATTCCACCCTTGTGACATACCAGAGCATTCCCACTGCCGAGAAACTCTGTAAATGTCTTGAGTGTGAGAatagtttcagtcagaattctccCCTTGTTGCACACCAaggaactcacacaggagagaaacgatttgaatgtcctgattgtgagaaaagtttcagtaccaattccagcctggtgaaacatcataggactcacacaggagaaaaaccctttgaatgtcctgtttgtgggaaaagttttagtcagaattccagcctggtgatacaccagagtactcacacaggagagaaaccctttggatgtcctgattgtgagaaacgtttcagtaccaattccagcctggtaaaacaccagaggattcacacaggagaaaaaccctttgaatgtcttgtttgtgggaaacgtttcagtcagaattccagcctggcgatacaccagagaactcacacacgtgagaaaccctttgaatgtcctgattgtgggaaaagtttcagtgccAGGTCCAGCcttgtgatacaccagaggactcacacaggagagaaaccatttgaatgtcctgtttgtgggaaacgtttcagtaAGAATTtcagcctggtgatacaccagagaattcacacaggagagaaaccctttgaatgtcctgattgtgggaaaagtttcagtaccaattccagccttgtgatacaccagaggactcacacaggaaagaaatcgtttgaatgtcctgattgtgggaaaagtttcactaGAAATTCCTACTTCATTGaccaccagaggattcacacaggagagaaaccctttaaatgtcctgattgtgggaaatgtttcagccAGAATTCCCACCTTATTAGTCACCAGAGgtttcatacaggagagaaaccctttgaatgtccttatTGTGGAAAAAGGTTTAGTCAGAATTACTACATGGTAACACACCAGAGgattcatacaggagagaaaccctttcaatgtcctgattgtgggaaaagtttcagtaagaATTCCTACCTCAGCAGCCATAAGAGgattcatacaggagagaaaccctttaagtgtcctgattgtgggaaaaactTCAGTAAGCGTTCCCACCTCAGTAGCCacaagaggattcacacaggagagaaaccttttgaatgctgtgattgtggaaaaagtttctcTCAGAGTTCCCAGcttgtgatacaccagaggactcacacaggagaaaaaccttttaaatgtcctgactgtgggaaatgttttagtcacaattccagcgtggtgacacaccagaggactcacacaggagagaaaccgtatgagtgtccagactgtgggaaagatttcagCACTAGGTGTAACCTTATAAATCATATGCTtatacacacaggggagaaaccatttaaGTGCCTCGAGTGTGGGCGGTGGTTCAGGCAACATTCCAGCCTTATCGCACACAAGAAAATCCACCTGAGGCCCAAAGTGATGAGCGTAGAGAAggcttaa